One window of Atribacter laminatus genomic DNA carries:
- a CDS encoding tetratricopeptide repeat protein has protein sequence MAENPHLSLDDIRNLIEIYAKKVANLKDQKGNGIEILRIRTDIERGLNSFRSKNASLDPEETRLGNFDSLLKKQSRLLVKITGKKSFIDQRAALNPPADHWWWWLDTVYEKNRKKVIKKNLLQFGIFFVILFLVYFTLLRLPPQERRYLDLNSSIEKKIDQSLIETDQDIIINIYYDIIQECEEALTLFPERPVPLLIKGAIAEKLNNSSEAQASFNQALSLYPSQEDFLLDRATWYFRLGMKNQAKDSLSTVLKENPDSLGALNLLGTIYEDENNFIEALKAYARVLELAENQNQTTMIPVTKMKIAMLQLRLPMSLP, from the coding sequence ATGGCTGAAAATCCACATCTATCATTAGATGATATAAGAAATCTCATTGAAATTTACGCAAAAAAAGTCGCCAATTTAAAAGACCAGAAAGGAAACGGTATTGAAATCCTCCGTATTAGAACTGATATAGAAAGGGGGCTTAATTCTTTTCGTTCTAAAAACGCTTCCTTAGACCCTGAGGAAACCCGTTTAGGGAACTTTGATTCTTTACTTAAAAAGCAAAGCCGCCTTTTGGTAAAAATAACCGGTAAAAAATCATTTATTGACCAACGAGCTGCACTTAATCCACCGGCTGATCACTGGTGGTGGTGGTTGGATACTGTGTACGAAAAAAATCGAAAAAAAGTTATCAAAAAAAACCTTCTCCAATTTGGAATTTTTTTTGTAATCTTATTTTTAGTCTATTTTACCTTACTCCGCCTTCCTCCTCAAGAAAGAAGGTACTTAGATTTAAATTCATCCATTGAGAAGAAAATCGACCAATCACTTATTGAAACTGACCAGGATATAATAATTAATATATACTACGATATTATTCAAGAATGCGAAGAAGCTCTCACTCTTTTTCCCGAACGACCCGTACCCCTGCTTATCAAAGGAGCCATTGCAGAAAAATTAAACAATTCATCTGAAGCTCAAGCAAGCTTTAATCAAGCGTTATCACTTTACCCATCTCAAGAAGATTTTCTTCTTGATCGAGCAACCTGGTATTTTCGTTTAGGAATGAAAAACCAGGCTAAAGATTCACTTTCTACTGTTCTCAAGGAAAATCCTGATTCATTAGGGGCATTAAACTTATTGGGAACTATTTATGAGGATGAAAATAACTTTATAGAAGCCTTAAAAGCCTACGCACGTGTTCTTGAATTAGCCGAAAATCAAAATCAAACTACCATGATACCAGTCACAAAAATGAAAATTGCCATGCTCCAATTAAGGCTTCCAATGAGCCTTCCATGA
- a CDS encoding substrate-binding domain-containing protein, whose protein sequence is MIKRISKLVTLLVAFGLVFAFSVGSFAQEPPVVGISTGSSGTSWRNIMIAALEEVGNEYKAAGKIADYKIVNNITNGDATEQANILRDFISQGVDIIMVNPNSPDALNGVISEAQDEGILVIAYDATVTAPNVLNVTLDHYAWNTKNAEYICSTLQKGNAIQIYGLDGHPANNDRIRATDDVLKKYPDIKLIANTTGGWDQTKAKEVATQIIGSGQQIDAVFTQDGMAFGVLSAFLDANKLPKVMFGDPGTAFFKEWKKLRDQGADFKACAQPNPPGIGGTAFRMALQLYNGKNFKTGILVDNTYFYKVGMFITDDNFDEGWELLKDQPDDFLLSEIMPEDQVAELFE, encoded by the coding sequence ATGATTAAAAGAATATCAAAGCTCGTTACTCTCTTAGTAGCTTTTGGATTGGTTTTTGCATTTTCAGTTGGAAGTTTTGCTCAGGAACCGCCAGTGGTAGGTATTTCTACTGGTTCATCAGGTACTTCTTGGCGAAATATCATGATTGCAGCTTTGGAAGAAGTAGGGAATGAATATAAAGCTGCCGGTAAAATTGCAGATTATAAAATTGTCAACAATATAACTAATGGTGATGCAACTGAGCAAGCGAACATCCTGCGTGATTTTATATCCCAAGGTGTAGATATCATTATGGTTAACCCTAATTCACCAGACGCCCTGAATGGTGTCATCAGCGAAGCTCAGGATGAAGGAATCTTAGTTATTGCCTACGATGCCACCGTTACCGCTCCTAACGTTCTCAATGTTACGTTGGACCACTATGCATGGAATACCAAGAATGCTGAATACATTTGTTCAACACTGCAAAAAGGGAATGCTATCCAAATTTACGGCTTGGATGGTCATCCAGCAAATAACGATCGAATTCGAGCAACCGATGATGTTTTGAAAAAATACCCGGACATTAAATTAATAGCCAACACAACTGGTGGTTGGGATCAAACCAAAGCGAAAGAAGTGGCAACACAGATTATCGGTTCTGGTCAGCAAATTGATGCAGTGTTTACCCAGGATGGTATGGCTTTTGGTGTTTTATCGGCCTTCCTTGATGCCAACAAGCTTCCCAAAGTCATGTTTGGTGATCCTGGAACCGCTTTCTTTAAAGAATGGAAGAAATTAAGAGACCAGGGTGCTGATTTCAAAGCTTGTGCTCAACCGAATCCTCCAGGAATCGGCGGGACGGCTTTCCGTATGGCATTACAGCTTTATAATGGAAAGAATTTTAAAACAGGAATATTAGTTGACAATACCTATTTCTACAAAGTTGGGATGTTTATTACCGATGATAATTTCGATGAAGGCTGGGAGCTCCTGAAAGATCAGCCCGATGATTTCTTATTAAGCGAAATTATGCCAGAAGATCAAGTTGCCGAACTTTTTGAGTAA
- a CDS encoding glycerol-3-phosphate responsive antiterminator: MDFMDLLRSYPVIPALRFEGQKKIDLSSIQTGGPCFLLDGNINTIKLILEKIEKHFSTFFLHLDLFSGLSADQDGLIFMKKHFQEINGIISTRSRTISLAKKLGFITIFRIFLLDSESLNTGLKVASQLSPEAIEILPGIIFPFIQKQIPIKNLPPVICGGFIRNREEVKSILQSGATAVSTSSPDLWMRG, translated from the coding sequence ATGGATTTTATGGATCTCCTTCGTTCTTATCCGGTGATTCCCGCTCTACGTTTTGAAGGACAAAAAAAGATAGACTTATCATCCATTCAAACTGGTGGACCTTGTTTTCTTCTCGATGGCAATATAAATACTATTAAATTAATTTTAGAAAAAATAGAAAAACATTTCTCAACCTTTTTTTTACATCTTGATTTGTTTTCCGGTCTTTCTGCCGATCAAGATGGCTTAATCTTTATGAAAAAACATTTCCAGGAGATCAACGGAATTATATCGACCCGATCTCGTACTATATCTTTAGCAAAAAAACTCGGTTTTATAACAATATTTAGAATTTTTCTTTTAGATAGCGAAAGCTTAAATACCGGGTTGAAAGTTGCATCTCAATTATCTCCCGAGGCAATTGAAATATTACCAGGAATTATATTTCCCTTTATCCAAAAACAAATCCCCATTAAAAATCTACCTCCAGTTATTTGTGGAGGATTCATAAGAAACCGTGAGGAAGTAAAATCAATTTTACAATCTGGTGCAACAGCCGTATCAACCAGTTCGCCGGATTTATGGATGAGAGGATGA
- the pyk gene encoding pyruvate kinase yields MIDFLTSVNNLPRKTKIVATIGPSVANPEKIVKLIQEGVDVFRLNFSHGTLEEHFSVLQTIRKYDSQQKEFHGVIGDLPGPKLRIGEIQGEEAELLNGAIIYIIHSTLPGSLPVITVENDMLFALLKAGDIFFINDGLVRLRILSNQNRIILCKVEKGGIISSRKGINIPYLPDSFPSLTARDLLILEAIKDWDLDFLALSFVRGVKDILTLRKKISPFKKPFSIIAKIEKPQALDEIEDIVEASDGIMIARGDLGVEIPVESVPFWQKKIIFESRRRCKPVIVATQMLDSMIRNPIPTRAEVSDVAGAIFDGTDAIMLSGETAMGDFPMESVQIASKIARYTENHADFVPDVQKIISDNTDLSSAISFGAWEIARNLKLPVIVTATYSGSTARRISRFRPNIPILAFSPQYHILRHLKLSYGVIPFSMNLCTEPSELIEEMKRLTLASRFGKKGDKIVITAGVPLQKSGFTNLLQVEEI; encoded by the coding sequence GTGATTGACTTTTTGACATCAGTTAACAACCTCCCACGAAAAACAAAAATAGTTGCTACAATTGGACCTAGTGTTGCAAATCCAGAAAAAATTGTGAAGTTAATACAAGAGGGAGTAGATGTTTTTCGTTTAAATTTTTCACATGGTACTCTGGAAGAACACTTTTCCGTCCTTCAAACCATTCGGAAATACGATTCCCAACAAAAGGAGTTTCATGGTGTAATTGGTGATCTTCCTGGCCCAAAACTCAGAATCGGAGAAATACAGGGAGAGGAGGCAGAGTTATTAAATGGAGCAATCATTTATATCATACATTCAACTCTTCCTGGTTCCTTGCCGGTAATTACCGTTGAAAATGATATGTTATTTGCTCTTCTTAAAGCCGGAGATATTTTTTTTATTAATGACGGTTTGGTGCGTTTAAGGATTCTTTCCAATCAGAATCGTATAATTTTGTGTAAAGTTGAAAAGGGAGGGATTATTTCTTCACGAAAAGGAATAAATATTCCCTATTTACCCGATAGTTTTCCTTCTTTAACCGCCCGGGATCTTCTCATTTTAGAAGCGATTAAAGATTGGGATTTGGATTTTCTTGCTCTTTCGTTTGTTCGAGGAGTAAAGGATATTCTTACTTTGCGTAAAAAAATTAGCCCATTCAAGAAACCCTTTTCTATTATTGCTAAAATAGAGAAGCCACAGGCTTTGGATGAAATCGAAGATATCGTTGAAGCATCGGATGGAATAATGATTGCCCGGGGCGATCTTGGAGTTGAGATACCAGTTGAATCGGTTCCTTTTTGGCAAAAAAAGATAATATTTGAATCACGCCGTAGATGTAAACCAGTTATAGTAGCAACACAAATGTTGGATAGCATGATAAGAAATCCAATCCCAACCAGAGCCGAAGTAAGTGATGTTGCAGGTGCTATTTTTGATGGAACCGATGCGATTATGTTATCAGGTGAGACAGCCATGGGTGACTTTCCTATGGAATCGGTTCAAATAGCTAGCAAAATTGCTCGATATACCGAAAATCATGCTGATTTTGTTCCTGATGTCCAGAAAATTATATCCGACAATACTGATTTGTCCAGTGCAATATCTTTTGGTGCCTGGGAAATAGCTCGCAATCTTAAACTTCCTGTAATTGTAACAGCAACTTATTCGGGAAGTACTGCCCGAAGGATATCCCGCTTTCGACCTAATATTCCGATATTGGCTTTTTCACCACAATATCATATTCTCCGCCATCTAAAACTTTCCTATGGAGTAATTCCCTTTTCGATGAATTTATGTACTGAACCATCTGAATTAATTGAAGAAATGAAAAGACTTACTCTTGCATCTCGTTTCGGGAAAAAAGGAGATAAAATTGTTATTACAGCTGGAGTTCCATTACAGAAATCAGGTTTTACCAATTTACTCCAAGTTGAAGAAATTTAA
- the deoC gene encoding deoxyribose-phosphate aldolase: MNTAQPEKITAKDIAKMIDHSLLRPQLTRKEVIEGCRLAKEYDVASVCVKPCDVQVAAEVLKGSDVLVTTVIGFPHGAHRTDVKVFEAEKAMDDGAVELDMVINIGRLLSREFDYIEQDIKAVVDIAHQRNVIVKVILENYYLTDELKELACKICEKAGADFVKTSTGFAPGGATIEDLKLMRRSVNPTIQVKAAGGVRTLEGALAVRAVGGVRFGATATKSIMENAYKSEAAGTLVLPLEPKDLGPSK, encoded by the coding sequence ATGAATACTGCGCAACCAGAAAAGATAACTGCTAAAGATATTGCAAAAATGATAGACCATTCACTCCTCAGGCCGCAGCTTACTCGAAAAGAAGTTATAGAAGGATGTCGATTAGCCAAAGAGTACGATGTAGCTTCGGTTTGTGTAAAACCTTGCGATGTCCAAGTAGCTGCAGAAGTTTTAAAAGGAAGTGATGTATTAGTTACAACCGTCATAGGATTTCCCCATGGAGCTCATCGGACTGATGTAAAAGTATTTGAAGCAGAGAAAGCCATGGATGATGGAGCAGTAGAGCTGGATATGGTAATTAATATAGGACGACTTTTATCCAGGGAGTTTGATTATATCGAGCAGGATATAAAAGCAGTTGTTGACATTGCTCATCAAAGAAATGTTATTGTTAAAGTTATTTTAGAAAATTATTATCTTACCGATGAACTTAAAGAATTGGCTTGTAAAATTTGCGAAAAAGCCGGTGCTGATTTTGTCAAAACTTCTACTGGTTTTGCTCCAGGTGGAGCGACTATTGAAGACCTAAAGCTTATGCGAAGATCAGTTAATCCAACAATTCAAGTCAAAGCAGCTGGTGGAGTACGAACTTTGGAGGGAGCGTTGGCAGTTCGTGCAGTTGGTGGAGTTCGATTTGGCGCGACCGCAACCAAAAGTATAATGGAAAATGCTTACAAAAGCGAAGCAGCAGGAACATTGGTTCTTCCATTGGAACCGAAAGATTTAGGCCCAAGTAAATAA
- a CDS encoding sugar phosphate isomerase/epimerase family protein — MFKLGFVSAILSDLSFEEVVDFASINGYACVEMLCWPKGKAERRYAGVTHIDVNDLDEQKIKSIKKYAREKNVEISALGYYPNPLDPDTEKRKYYIEHIKKVITAAAKLGLKNVNTFVGKDKNKNIEENFKIFKKVWPAIIKHAEQSKIMIGIENCPMFFTNDEWPGGNNLATTPAIWRRMFEEIKSDNFGLNYDPSHLLWQQIDYIKPIYEFKDKIFHAHIKDAKVFQNKLDEVGILATPLEFHAPKLPGLGDVNWGKFVSALTDIGYQGSVCVEVEDRSFEDSLDSRKKSLILSKQYLNQYVV; from the coding sequence ATGTTTAAACTTGGTTTTGTCAGTGCGATTTTATCCGATTTAAGTTTTGAAGAAGTGGTTGATTTTGCGTCCATTAATGGATATGCCTGTGTTGAAATGCTTTGTTGGCCAAAGGGAAAGGCAGAAAGAAGATATGCTGGTGTTACCCATATTGATGTTAATGATTTGGATGAACAAAAGATCAAATCAATAAAAAAATACGCTAGGGAGAAGAATGTTGAAATATCAGCATTGGGCTATTACCCTAATCCTCTTGATCCTGACACAGAAAAAAGGAAATATTATATTGAACACATTAAGAAAGTCATTACCGCAGCAGCAAAACTCGGACTCAAAAATGTGAATACCTTTGTTGGGAAAGATAAGAATAAGAATATTGAAGAAAATTTTAAAATCTTCAAAAAAGTATGGCCAGCAATTATAAAACACGCTGAACAAAGTAAAATAATGATTGGAATTGAAAATTGTCCCATGTTTTTTACCAATGACGAGTGGCCAGGGGGAAATAATTTGGCAACTACTCCAGCGATTTGGAGAAGAATGTTTGAAGAAATAAAAAGTGATAATTTTGGCTTGAATTATGATCCTTCCCACTTGCTCTGGCAGCAGATTGATTATATAAAACCTATTTATGAGTTTAAGGACAAAATTTTCCACGCTCACATTAAAGATGCTAAAGTTTTTCAAAATAAATTAGATGAGGTTGGAATTCTGGCTACGCCTTTGGAGTTTCATGCACCTAAACTACCAGGGTTGGGAGATGTAAACTGGGGGAAATTCGTTTCTGCTCTCACTGATATTGGTTACCAAGGCAGTGTCTGCGTAGAAGTGGAAGATCGGTCTTTTGAAGATTCCTTAGATTCTCGAAAAAAATCATTGATTTTAAGCAAGCAGTACCTCAATCAGTATGTGGTTTAA
- a CDS encoding PAS domain S-box protein, whose product MIELLDKEFIVLILQKNQSLFDQLTSKLFKCYPKVHFFTATNVAIGLDIAQREKPEIIFLENSIFHQGQQQFYQTIRNHELTKDIPIILLLPENFKFQNQHQLLEFEADGFLRYPYDEDELIVLVNALLKIKSIPFRRNNGIKNIILQYERRIQELENELSKRKHSEEELKVNIDKYHSFFENSIDAMLLTQPDGTIYAANPEACKMFGWTEEEIIRLGRNGVVDVNDPQLPLLLKERRDKGKAKGELLFIRKDGSRFPAELTSAVFYNSRNQERTIIIIRDITERKKIEEALRKSEEKFRLIAENTGDNITVLDLKLNLTYVSPSIIKVRGYSAEEAIHQTLDQIFTPESLKKLMQIFEEQMALEASGSADPKRTISLEVEEYHKDGSTIWVENTMSFLRDDSQKPIGIIAVTRDVTKRKQVEQALRESEDYIKTVLDNLPIGVAVNLLDPHVSFRYMNDNFPKFYRTTREAIEKEGSFWEAVYEDLEFREIIKKRVLEDCASNDLEHMQWNDVPIVRQGQETKYINARNIPIPGRDLMISTVMDVTERKKAELALETSNKKLRKTLESIVETIAEIVETRDYYTAGHQRRVAHLAQAIALELGLENDRVIGLYMASAIHDIGKIAVPIEILIKPTKLSNIEFSLIKTHCRAGYEILKDIEFPWPIADIVLQHHERINGTGYPAGLKGEEIILEARILTVADVVEAIASHRPYRPAKGIEIALKEIKENRGTLYEPVVVDCCLSLFEEKGYQFPIL is encoded by the coding sequence ATGATTGAATTGTTGGATAAAGAATTCATAGTCCTCATCCTTCAAAAAAACCAATCTCTTTTTGACCAGTTAACTTCCAAGTTGTTTAAATGCTATCCGAAAGTCCATTTTTTTACCGCAACCAATGTAGCCATCGGTCTTGATATCGCTCAAAGGGAAAAACCCGAAATAATATTTTTAGAAAATTCGATATTTCATCAGGGACAACAACAATTTTATCAAACAATCCGGAACCATGAATTAACTAAGGATATACCGATCATTCTACTTCTTCCAGAAAACTTCAAATTTCAAAATCAACACCAGCTATTGGAATTTGAGGCAGATGGCTTTCTCAGGTATCCCTACGACGAAGATGAATTAATTGTACTTGTCAATGCTCTTTTAAAAATAAAATCAATCCCTTTTCGGAGAAATAACGGGATAAAAAATATCATACTTCAATATGAAAGACGTATTCAGGAATTGGAAAATGAATTAAGTAAAAGGAAACATTCCGAAGAAGAATTGAAAGTAAATATTGATAAATATCATTCTTTTTTTGAAAACAGTATTGATGCAATGTTGTTAACTCAACCTGATGGAACAATATACGCTGCTAACCCCGAAGCTTGTAAAATGTTTGGTTGGACTGAAGAGGAAATTATTAGATTAGGAAGAAATGGTGTTGTCGATGTCAATGATCCGCAACTTCCTCTCTTATTAAAAGAAAGGAGAGATAAGGGAAAAGCTAAAGGTGAATTGTTGTTTATCCGAAAAGACGGAAGCCGCTTTCCAGCCGAATTGACATCAGCAGTATTTTATAATTCCCGCAATCAAGAGAGAACCATCATTATCATTCGGGATATAACTGAACGAAAAAAGATTGAGGAAGCCTTAAGAAAAAGTGAAGAAAAATTCCGTCTAATTGCGGAAAATACCGGAGACAACATCACGGTTTTAGATCTTAAATTAAATCTTACCTATGTTAGTCCCTCAATAATAAAGGTCCGTGGTTATTCTGCTGAAGAAGCTATTCATCAGACTTTAGATCAAATATTTACACCTGAATCATTAAAAAAACTGATGCAAATCTTTGAAGAACAAATGGCCTTAGAAGCCAGTGGTAGCGCCGACCCGAAAAGAACGATAAGTTTAGAAGTTGAAGAATACCATAAAGATGGATCGACCATTTGGGTTGAGAATACCATGTCTTTTTTAAGAGATGATTCTCAAAAACCCATCGGCATTATTGCTGTAACGCGTGATGTAACCAAGAGGAAACAGGTTGAACAGGCATTGAGGGAAAGTGAAGATTATATCAAAACCGTCTTAGACAATCTTCCAATTGGAGTGGCAGTTAATCTTCTTGACCCTCATGTCTCGTTTCGCTATATGAATGATAACTTTCCGAAATTTTATCGGACTACACGGGAAGCGATAGAAAAAGAGGGTTCTTTTTGGGAAGCAGTATATGAAGATTTAGAATTCCGAGAAATAATTAAAAAAAGAGTTTTAGAAGATTGTGCCAGTAATGACTTAGAACATATGCAATGGAATGATGTTCCTATTGTTCGTCAAGGACAAGAGACAAAATATATAAATGCCAGAAACATTCCCATACCGGGAAGAGATCTCATGATATCAACTGTTATGGATGTAACTGAGCGCAAGAAAGCAGAGTTAGCTTTAGAAACGAGCAATAAAAAACTACGGAAAACCTTAGAATCAATAGTAGAAACTATAGCGGAGATTGTAGAAACTAGGGATTATTATACTGCCGGTCATCAGAGAAGAGTCGCTCACCTCGCCCAAGCGATCGCATTGGAATTAGGTTTAGAAAATGATCGGGTTATTGGCCTCTATATGGCAAGCGCTATTCATGATATTGGGAAAATAGCAGTGCCCATAGAAATCCTCATTAAACCAACAAAACTGTCTAATATTGAATTTAGCTTGATAAAGACCCATTGCCGAGCAGGTTATGAGATACTTAAGGATATTGAGTTTCCTTGGCCAATAGCTGATATTGTTTTACAACACCATGAAAGAATCAACGGTACTGGGTATCCTGCTGGCCTAAAAGGAGAAGAAATAATTTTAGAAGCGCGAATTTTGACTGTGGCAGATGTGGTTGAGGCGATTGCTTCCCACCGGCCGTATCGACCAGCCAAAGGAATTGAAATTGCTCTGAAGGAAATAAAAGAGAACCGAGGCACTCTTTATGAACCAGTCGTTGTTGACTGCTGTTTATCCCTTTTTGAAGAAAAAGGTTATCAGTTTCCTATCCTATAA
- a CDS encoding FAD-dependent oxidoreductase has protein sequence MPFEHMFSPIKIAQVVVQNRVVHVPTDISSANADGSVNERVIRYHEEIAKGGCGLIIVGATSPDRETGRPTVTCLSADADYFIPGLHHLATAMQRHGAKCAVQIQHPGRQAAYPRKGLISCSDMVTDVPGSAGHEVIYAGAEAKGKDIRGMDIEEVYDLIEKFAEAAWRIQQAGFDMVELHGAHGYMIAQFLSPYTNKRNDRFGGPLKNRMRFVLEIISRIKYKCGPSFPIGVRYSGEEWMPGSRTLDESIEIAKELEKAGVAFLDISAGIFEAAGPTMDPMYYEEGWNTYTAEAIKKAVKIPVITSHTLRTPEYCDKIIAEGKTDMVGLSRQMIADPYWANKAKAGKVKEIRKCISCLIGCWKESLYIKREMRCAVNPAIGDERFLDLKPASTKMKVAVVGGGIAGMEAARIATLRGHQVTLFEKEDELGGILRTCCMVPPKSKMKWYMDWIREQIKALKVEVRLNTVASLDELRKFDVVLCGTGAKTVVPDISGAEKAIKFEDVLRCAKKNCEYWPKERIVKAVKIGQKVLVWGNHYAATDTTEALALRGKEVIYVTEDKEVAPNIEPIHREVMMMRFNGGNGQGLEEKAFKYPVEIRLNTTVVEIKDGEVVLMNDVFEKETIAIDTVVLAKTEPNTELYDSLLAAGLNVVNMGDSNLVRNVRGAMTDGANAGLMIDGDVFMNANNALSRALPYDVKLQMK, from the coding sequence ATGCCATTTGAACATATGTTTTCACCAATTAAGATTGCTCAAGTTGTTGTACAAAATAGAGTCGTTCATGTTCCTACCGATATTAGTTCGGCAAATGCTGATGGTTCAGTGAACGAAAGAGTGATTCGTTATCATGAAGAAATAGCTAAAGGCGGGTGTGGGTTGATAATTGTTGGGGCAACTTCGCCAGATAGAGAAACCGGTCGCCCCACGGTTACTTGTTTATCTGCTGATGCCGATTACTTTATACCTGGACTTCATCATTTAGCAACAGCAATGCAGCGCCATGGTGCCAAGTGTGCAGTTCAAATCCAACACCCCGGCCGACAGGCTGCATATCCTCGGAAAGGATTGATTTCCTGTAGTGATATGGTTACTGATGTTCCCGGTTCAGCAGGACATGAAGTTATTTATGCTGGCGCTGAGGCGAAAGGAAAAGACATTCGAGGAATGGACATCGAGGAAGTCTATGATTTAATCGAGAAATTTGCTGAAGCAGCCTGGAGAATCCAACAAGCTGGATTTGATATGGTTGAGCTTCATGGTGCACATGGCTATATGATCGCTCAATTTTTAAGCCCCTATACCAATAAAAGAAATGACCGTTTTGGAGGTCCATTAAAGAATAGAATGCGGTTTGTTTTGGAAATTATCAGCCGGATAAAGTATAAATGTGGTCCAAGTTTCCCTATCGGAGTGAGATATTCTGGAGAAGAATGGATGCCCGGGAGCCGAACCCTGGATGAATCGATTGAAATCGCCAAAGAGTTAGAAAAAGCTGGAGTGGCATTTTTGGATATCAGCGCTGGTATCTTTGAAGCTGCTGGTCCGACCATGGACCCAATGTATTACGAAGAAGGATGGAATACATATACTGCCGAGGCAATTAAAAAAGCGGTAAAGATTCCGGTTATAACCAGCCATACCCTGCGAACTCCTGAATATTGCGATAAAATCATTGCCGAAGGAAAAACCGACATGGTTGGATTATCGAGACAAATGATCGCCGATCCCTATTGGGCGAATAAAGCCAAAGCGGGAAAAGTCAAGGAAATTAGAAAATGCATTTCCTGTCTAATTGGATGTTGGAAAGAGTCGCTTTATATTAAAAGAGAAATGCGATGTGCAGTAAATCCAGCTATTGGCGACGAAAGATTCTTAGATTTAAAACCGGCATCAACTAAGATGAAGGTCGCTGTGGTTGGTGGTGGAATTGCCGGAATGGAAGCAGCTAGAATTGCTACCTTGAGAGGACATCAAGTCACCCTTTTTGAGAAAGAGGATGAATTAGGGGGAATTTTAAGAACCTGTTGTATGGTTCCTCCTAAATCGAAAATGAAATGGTATATGGATTGGATTCGGGAACAAATCAAAGCATTAAAGGTTGAAGTAAGGCTCAATACAGTTGCAAGTCTGGATGAACTCAGAAAATTCGATGTTGTTTTGTGTGGGACCGGTGCCAAGACGGTCGTTCCTGATATATCCGGTGCGGAAAAAGCAATAAAATTTGAAGACGTTCTTCGCTGTGCAAAGAAAAATTGTGAATATTGGCCGAAAGAAAGAATAGTCAAAGCGGTTAAGATTGGTCAGAAAGTCTTGGTCTGGGGAAATCATTATGCGGCTACCGATACCACTGAAGCCTTGGCATTGAGAGGCAAAGAAGTTATTTACGTTACTGAAGATAAAGAAGTTGCTCCTAATATCGAACCAATTCATCGTGAAGTTATGATGATGCGATTTAACGGTGGGAATGGTCAAGGGCTAGAAGAAAAAGCCTTCAAATATCCAGTTGAAATACGTCTCAATACCACCGTTGTTGAAATCAAAGATGGTGAAGTAGTCCTGATGAACGATGTTTTTGAAAAAGAAACCATTGCTATAGACACTGTCGTATTAGCAAAAACCGAACCAAATACCGAACTATATGATAGTTTGCTGGCAGCCGGCCTCAATGTCGTTAACATGGGTGATTCTAATTTAGTCAGAAACGTACGAGGGGCAATGACTGATGGTGCCAATGCCGGATTAATGATAGATGGAGACGTTTTTATGAATGCGAACAATGCTCTTTCCCGTGCGTTACCTTATGATGTAAAACTTCAGATGAAATAA